In Xylanibacillus composti, a single genomic region encodes these proteins:
- a CDS encoding carbohydrate ABC transporter permease, giving the protein MTNQPGGGGSRFALSFSSLSYKAQRRVIIVLFSLIPLALLVTFSYLPLYRMVYYSFFSWNGFSKNLTFVGFDNYVTIFTRPEYFGVFKVSLYYFFATFVQMAIALYFATILSFRVRGKNFFKGVLFFPYLLNGVAIAFIFMYFFRPDGTLDALLRLFGLGEYIQLWLGNPDIINISLAGTSVWRYMGFNFIIFLGVISSIPSDIYEAADIDGANRWHQFRYIIVPSIRRIIELNVILSISGAIAVFEIPYIMTGGANGSSTFVIQTVDTAFKFGKFGLGSAMAVVLLIIVILVTLIQNKLFKEKGA; this is encoded by the coding sequence ATGACAAACCAACCGGGAGGCGGCGGATCGCGATTCGCGCTATCCTTTTCCAGCTTAAGCTACAAGGCCCAGCGGCGAGTGATTATCGTGCTGTTTTCGCTTATCCCCTTGGCGCTTTTGGTTACATTTTCATATTTGCCCTTATACCGGATGGTATATTACAGCTTCTTCAGCTGGAACGGCTTCAGCAAGAACCTGACATTTGTCGGATTTGATAACTACGTAACAATCTTCACGCGGCCGGAATACTTCGGCGTGTTCAAAGTGAGTCTTTACTACTTCTTCGCCACCTTCGTGCAGATGGCGATTGCGCTCTACTTCGCCACGATTCTGTCGTTCCGTGTAAGAGGCAAGAATTTCTTCAAAGGCGTGCTGTTCTTCCCGTATTTGTTGAACGGGGTAGCAATCGCCTTCATCTTTATGTATTTCTTCCGTCCTGACGGCACATTGGATGCTCTGTTGCGGCTGTTTGGTCTGGGCGAGTATATCCAATTGTGGCTCGGGAATCCCGATATTATCAACATTTCCTTGGCGGGAACGTCGGTATGGCGGTACATGGGCTTCAACTTCATTATCTTCCTAGGGGTCATTTCATCCATACCGAGCGATATTTATGAGGCTGCGGATATAGATGGTGCCAACCGTTGGCATCAGTTCCGATATATTATTGTTCCGAGCATTCGCCGAATCATCGAACTGAATGTCATCTTGTCGATCAGCGGCGCGATTGCAGTCTTCGAAATTCCGTACATTATGACAGGCGGTGCGAATGGAAGCAGTACGTTCGTCATTCAAACCGTCGATACGGCATTCAAGTTTGGTAAGTTCGGACTGGGCTCGGCGATGGCGGTTGTGC
- a CDS encoding ABC transporter substrate-binding protein gives MRGKKFWLVALSLVFVLSLLAACGGNNNANEPANNTGNNSSSNGGNAGGGGDAAPEDISGEITVLTQRTDIVDSVFRQQYVPRFNEKYPNIKVNFEAITDYEGQVKIRMNTKDYGDVLLIPNYVLPQDLPDYFEPLGTVEELSEKYLFVNEQQYEGISYGIPITVNAQGIVYNKKVFEAAGVTDVPKTPEQFMDALRAIKEKTDAIPLYTNYAAGWPLDQWEGNRTSVAGDPKFTNYTLVRDKAPFSEGKPHYVIYKLMYDAAKEGLIESDPTTTDWETSKPMIANGEIATMVLGSWAITQMQEFADDPNDIGYMPFPYTNADGNVYSSSGGDFKQAINVHSSNKEAARAWVFWFADESGYAVSEGGISPLKGEAMPETLKAFDDLGVVLISEEPAPDEENGWLTMIDQQSEVGLFASNFKQRIIEAAIGNRNETIEDIFADLNERWGKAVEQVTGE, from the coding sequence ATGAGAGGCAAAAAGTTTTGGTTAGTGGCACTATCTTTAGTATTTGTTTTGAGCCTGTTAGCAGCATGCGGCGGCAATAACAATGCTAACGAACCTGCTAACAACACCGGAAACAACTCGTCTTCGAACGGCGGCAACGCTGGAGGCGGTGGAGATGCAGCGCCCGAGGATATCAGCGGCGAGATTACCGTGTTGACGCAGCGGACGGATATTGTTGATTCTGTGTTCCGTCAGCAGTATGTGCCGCGCTTCAATGAGAAGTATCCGAATATCAAGGTGAACTTCGAAGCGATTACCGATTACGAAGGCCAAGTAAAGATTCGGATGAATACGAAGGATTACGGTGACGTTCTTCTGATTCCAAACTATGTGTTGCCGCAAGACTTGCCAGACTACTTCGAACCGCTTGGCACAGTGGAGGAGCTGAGCGAGAAATACTTATTCGTGAACGAGCAGCAGTATGAAGGCATTTCTTACGGTATTCCAATCACGGTCAATGCACAAGGAATTGTGTACAACAAGAAAGTGTTTGAAGCAGCAGGCGTAACGGACGTTCCTAAGACTCCGGAACAATTTATGGATGCATTGAGAGCAATTAAAGAAAAAACAGACGCTATTCCACTGTATACGAACTATGCCGCAGGATGGCCGCTGGACCAGTGGGAAGGCAACCGCACTTCGGTAGCAGGCGATCCGAAGTTTACGAACTATACGCTGGTTCGCGATAAGGCGCCGTTCTCCGAAGGCAAGCCGCACTATGTCATCTACAAATTAATGTATGATGCCGCTAAAGAGGGTCTGATCGAGAGTGATCCGACCACTACAGACTGGGAAACTTCCAAACCTATGATCGCCAATGGCGAAATTGCCACGATGGTACTGGGATCCTGGGCAATTACGCAAATGCAGGAATTCGCTGATGACCCTAACGATATCGGGTACATGCCGTTCCCGTACACGAATGCAGACGGCAATGTTTACTCCTCTTCGGGCGGAGACTTCAAGCAAGCGATCAATGTTCACTCCAGCAACAAGGAAGCCGCAAGAGCGTGGGTATTCTGGTTTGCAGACGAATCCGGCTATGCCGTTTCCGAGGGCGGTATTTCCCCTCTGAAGGGAGAGGCAATGCCAGAAACGCTCAAAGCTTTTGACGATCTTGGTGTTGTCCTGATTTCGGAAGAGCCGGCTCCAGACGAAGAGAATGGCTGGCTGACTATGATTGATCAGCAGTCCGAGGTTGGCCTGTTCGCTTCCAACTTCAAGCAGCGAATTATCGAAGCGGCGATTGGCAACCGCAACGAGACAATTGAGGACATCTTCGCCGACCTGAACGAAAGATGGGGCAAGGCTGTCGAACAAGTGACGGGAGAATAA